A region of Kribbella sp. NBC_01245 DNA encodes the following proteins:
- a CDS encoding esterase-like activity of phytase family protein: MRRLAIAALTAATLCISNPAMAAVIAWPGASTVTVADGTNVLGGNLSGLSFQTPSVLWAVKNGPSKLYRLTPNGSTWRPDSSNGWSRGKTLRYGDGTGEPDAEGVVVTPDGMFVATERDGGGDSKPAILRYDVTSSATSLNATAEWDLTADLPEVGANDGLEAISWIPDAFLTANGFRDENTGSAYDPASYPGHGTGLYFAGLEADGVIYVYALNQSGDDFTRIATIDSGFGTVMDLEFEPPTGRLWVVCDNTCSGRTTTLALNAEGTFAATATYNRPSGMANLNNEGFAISPTCTSGRKPVTWADDGNTAGHALRTGTLPCTTS, encoded by the coding sequence TTGCGAAGACTGGCCATTGCCGCCCTCACCGCCGCGACCCTCTGCATCAGCAACCCGGCCATGGCCGCGGTCATCGCCTGGCCCGGCGCTTCGACGGTCACCGTTGCTGACGGGACGAACGTCCTTGGTGGCAACCTGAGTGGCTTGTCGTTCCAGACGCCGAGTGTGTTGTGGGCGGTGAAGAACGGGCCGAGCAAGCTCTATCGGCTCACGCCCAACGGCTCGACCTGGCGTCCCGACTCCTCCAACGGCTGGTCGAGGGGCAAGACGCTGCGGTACGGCGACGGCACCGGCGAGCCCGATGCCGAGGGCGTGGTGGTCACCCCCGACGGGATGTTCGTGGCCACCGAGCGCGATGGCGGCGGCGACAGCAAGCCCGCGATTCTCCGGTACGACGTCACCTCCTCGGCCACCTCGCTCAACGCGACCGCCGAGTGGGACCTCACGGCCGACCTACCCGAGGTGGGCGCCAACGACGGACTCGAGGCCATCTCGTGGATCCCGGACGCCTTCCTCACCGCGAACGGCTTCCGCGACGAGAACACCGGTAGCGCCTACGACCCCGCCTCATACCCGGGCCACGGCACCGGCCTGTACTTCGCCGGCCTCGAAGCCGACGGCGTGATCTACGTCTACGCCCTCAACCAGTCCGGCGACGACTTCACCCGAATCGCCACCATCGACAGCGGTTTCGGCACGGTGATGGACCTCGAGTTCGAGCCGCCGACCGGCCGACTGTGGGTGGTCTGCGACAACACCTGCTCCGGCCGTACGACAACACTCGCGCTCAACGCCGAAGGCACGTTCGCCGCCACGGCCACCTACAACCGCCCGTCCGGCATGGCCAACCTCAACAACGAAGGCTTCGCCATCTCCCCAACCTGCACTTCAGGCCGCAAACCCGTCACCTGGGCCGACGACGGCAACACCGCCGGCCACGCCCTCCGCACCGGCACCCTCCCCTGCACCACGAGCTAA
- a CDS encoding DDE-type integrase/transposase/recombinase produces the protein MPVLEATGPGQVWSWDITDLRSPWRGITFKAYSIIDIYSRTIVGWRVEDREADHLAVEMFERAFAEHGLPRAVHSDSGPAMRSNDLKKLLAKAGIAQTHNRPRVSNDNPFSESEFRTMKYRPNYPGTFQNLDQARAHLATYVPWYNHEHKHSGIALFSPNEVHNGTWRHRWQQRHQTQQAYYNAHPERFRHRPYTPAPAATVGINLPKTGTPAKDTERLQAA, from the coding sequence ATGCCGGTGCTGGAAGCGACCGGGCCCGGGCAGGTCTGGTCCTGGGACATCACCGACCTGCGCTCCCCATGGCGGGGCATCACGTTCAAGGCCTACTCGATCATCGACATCTACTCCCGCACCATCGTCGGCTGGAGAGTCGAAGACCGCGAGGCCGACCACCTGGCCGTCGAAATGTTCGAGCGCGCCTTCGCCGAACACGGACTACCACGGGCCGTGCACTCCGACTCCGGACCCGCGATGCGCTCCAACGACCTCAAAAAGCTACTCGCCAAGGCCGGTATCGCCCAGACCCACAACCGGCCCCGGGTCTCTAACGACAACCCATTCTCCGAATCAGAGTTCCGCACCATGAAGTACCGGCCCAACTACCCCGGCACCTTCCAAAACCTCGACCAGGCCCGCGCCCACCTCGCCACCTACGTGCCTTGGTACAACCACGAACACAAGCACTCCGGGATCGCGCTGTTCTCACCCAACGAGGTCCACAACGGCACCTGGCGCCACCGCTGGCAACAACGCCACCAAACACAACAGGCCTACTACAACGCCCACCCCGAACGATTCCGACACCGCCCCTACACACCCGCACCCGCCGCGACCGTCGGCATCAACCTCCCCAAAACCGGCACCCCAGCAAAAGACACCGAACGACTCCAAGCAGCTTGA
- a CDS encoding 3-methyladenine DNA glycosylase, producing the protein MSNVSLAALPPAVWQPLRDDHVRRADRLLAGHLERRRRREPHPVEDFLFTYYPTRPNQLRFWHPGPGVRLENAPEYDGKRGYRVVDGVASIDPAEAVRRSESITWIRQLLASTASRQPQFGCFGLHEWAMVYRQNADEVRHNAWPLRLGSSGTDQVVESHRIGCSHFDAFRFFTEPARPLNILQPRRETQPLLEQGGCLHANMDLYKWASKLMPFTPSDLLLDCFELARDIRELDMRASPYDLQPLGYDPIPIETPAGKATYATTQRTFADRAHPLRQHLVALCDTLLP; encoded by the coding sequence GTGAGCAATGTCAGCCTGGCCGCCCTCCCACCGGCTGTGTGGCAGCCCCTGCGAGACGACCACGTACGGCGCGCCGACCGCCTCCTGGCCGGTCACCTCGAGCGCCGGCGCCGCCGTGAACCCCACCCGGTCGAGGACTTCCTCTTCACGTATTACCCCACCCGGCCGAACCAGTTGCGCTTCTGGCACCCCGGCCCGGGGGTTCGCTTGGAGAACGCTCCGGAGTACGACGGCAAGCGCGGCTACCGCGTGGTCGACGGTGTCGCGTCGATCGACCCCGCGGAGGCCGTACGACGCTCCGAAAGCATCACGTGGATCCGTCAGTTGCTCGCTTCGACGGCCTCCCGGCAACCCCAGTTCGGCTGCTTCGGTCTCCACGAGTGGGCGATGGTCTACCGCCAGAACGCCGACGAAGTCCGCCACAACGCCTGGCCGCTTCGCCTCGGATCGTCCGGCACGGACCAGGTCGTGGAGTCGCATCGGATCGGGTGTTCGCACTTCGACGCGTTCCGGTTCTTCACCGAGCCGGCTCGTCCTTTGAACATCCTGCAGCCTCGCCGTGAAACGCAGCCGCTCCTGGAACAAGGTGGCTGCCTGCACGCGAACATGGACCTCTACAAGTGGGCGTCGAAGCTGATGCCGTTCACCCCGAGCGACCTCTTGCTGGACTGTTTCGAGTTGGCCCGCGACATCCGCGAACTGGACATGCGCGCCTCCCCCTACGACCTCCAGCCCCTGGGCTACGACCCCATCCCCATCGAAACCCCCGCCGGCAAAGCCACCTACGCCACCACCCAACGCACCTTCGCCGACCGAGCCCACCCCCTCCGCCAACACCTAGTAGCCCTCTGCGACACCCTCCTCCCCTAA
- a CDS encoding fumarylacetoacetate hydrolase family protein: MRIARFSVDDEPKYGIVETDDPDGLEGTVALLDSDPLYRPVQFTGERLPLADVRLLAPVIPRSKVVCVGRNYAAHAAELGNDVPTEPLIFLKPNTSVIGPRDGIVYPEQTNEVHFEGELAIVIGRICRDVPKERVNEVIFGYTVANDVTARDLQKSDGQWARAKGFDTFCPLGPWITTELDVSDVRVTTTLNGEIRQDGRTSQFIFDIPEVLAYITSFTTLLPGDVVLTGTPAGVGPMLPGDEVSVSIEGIGTLTNKVITRD; this comes from the coding sequence GTGCGTATCGCTCGATTCTCCGTCGACGACGAACCGAAGTACGGCATCGTCGAGACCGACGACCCGGACGGTCTGGAGGGCACGGTCGCCCTGCTCGACTCGGACCCGCTCTACCGCCCGGTGCAGTTCACCGGCGAGCGGTTGCCGCTGGCCGATGTGCGCCTGCTGGCCCCGGTCATCCCGCGCAGCAAGGTGGTCTGCGTCGGCCGGAACTACGCCGCGCATGCCGCCGAGCTCGGCAACGACGTACCCACCGAGCCGTTGATCTTCCTCAAGCCGAACACCTCGGTGATCGGCCCGCGCGACGGCATCGTCTACCCCGAGCAGACGAACGAGGTGCACTTCGAGGGCGAGCTGGCGATCGTGATCGGCCGGATCTGCCGCGACGTGCCAAAGGAGCGGGTGAACGAGGTCATCTTCGGTTACACCGTGGCCAATGACGTGACCGCCCGCGACCTGCAGAAGTCGGACGGCCAGTGGGCCCGGGCGAAGGGCTTCGACACGTTCTGCCCGCTCGGCCCGTGGATCACCACGGAGCTGGACGTGAGCGACGTGCGGGTCACCACCACCCTGAACGGCGAGATCAGGCAGGACGGCCGGACCTCGCAGTTCATCTTCGACATTCCCGAGGTGCTGGCCTACATCACCTCTTTCACCACGTTGCTTCCCGGCGACGTGGTCCTCACCGGCACCCCCGCGGGTGTCGGTCCGATGCTGCCCGGCGACGAGGTCTCGGTCAGCATCGAAGGAATCGGAACCCTGACGAACAAGGTGATCACGCGTGACTGA
- the gltX gene encoding glutamate--tRNA ligase — translation MTERPAPTDDDVLGGLEPNQVRVRFPPSPTGLLTVGNIRSALFNWAFAHHYGGKLVLRIEDTDAARNTPEALAYTLESLRWLGLHWDEGPEVGGEYGPYLQSERFAIYSEISAKLLDAGKAYHCYCSQEELEQRREAARTAGQHSGYDGHCRALTAEQTKEYVDAGRRPVLRLRMPDRPITFTDLVRGEITFLPENLGDYVLVRANGHPLYPLVNPVDDALMNITHVLRGEDLLSSTPRQIALYEALGEIGIGNGVAPRFGHLPFVMGEGNKKLSKRDPGSGLGEYMERGFLPEGLLNYLALLGWSIADDRDVFTMDEMIAAFDIRKVNANAARFDPKKCEAINAAHMRLLPPAVFAERVVPFLAKEGLIAAEPTDEQLSLLTAATPLVQERMNTLSESVDMLGFLFIPADEFRIDPDAAAKVLTPESGAVLEAASKALADLPEWTTEAIEQALRSALVEGLRLKAKNAFGPVRLAISGRRISPPLFESMELLGREISLGRLDQAREGLSTD, via the coding sequence GTGACTGAAAGGCCTGCCCCGACCGACGATGACGTCCTGGGCGGACTCGAACCGAACCAGGTCAGGGTTCGGTTCCCACCCTCGCCGACCGGTCTGCTGACCGTCGGCAATATCCGCAGCGCCTTGTTCAACTGGGCTTTCGCGCACCACTACGGTGGCAAGCTGGTGCTGCGCATCGAGGACACCGACGCGGCGCGCAACACCCCGGAGGCGCTCGCCTACACGCTGGAGTCGCTGCGCTGGCTCGGCCTCCATTGGGACGAGGGGCCCGAGGTCGGCGGCGAGTACGGGCCGTACCTGCAGTCAGAGCGCTTCGCCATCTACAGCGAGATCTCGGCCAAGCTCCTCGACGCCGGCAAGGCGTACCACTGCTACTGCTCGCAGGAGGAGCTCGAGCAGCGTCGCGAGGCCGCGCGTACGGCGGGCCAGCACAGCGGGTACGACGGACACTGCCGCGCGCTCACCGCTGAGCAGACCAAGGAGTACGTCGATGCCGGGCGTCGTCCGGTGCTCCGCCTGCGGATGCCGGACCGGCCGATCACCTTCACGGACCTGGTCCGCGGGGAGATCACGTTCCTCCCGGAGAACCTCGGCGACTACGTCCTGGTCCGGGCCAACGGCCACCCGCTCTACCCGCTGGTGAACCCGGTGGACGACGCGTTGATGAACATCACCCACGTGCTGCGTGGTGAGGACCTGCTGTCGTCCACGCCTCGTCAGATCGCCCTGTACGAGGCGCTCGGCGAGATTGGCATCGGCAACGGTGTCGCGCCCCGGTTCGGGCATCTGCCCTTCGTGATGGGCGAGGGCAACAAGAAGCTGTCCAAGCGCGACCCGGGCTCCGGCCTCGGGGAGTACATGGAGCGCGGCTTCCTGCCCGAGGGCCTGCTGAACTACCTGGCCCTGCTCGGCTGGTCGATCGCCGACGACCGCGACGTCTTCACGATGGACGAGATGATCGCGGCGTTCGACATCCGCAAGGTGAACGCGAACGCGGCCCGCTTCGACCCGAAGAAGTGTGAGGCGATCAACGCCGCGCACATGCGGTTGCTGCCGCCCGCGGTGTTCGCGGAGCGCGTCGTACCGTTCCTCGCGAAGGAAGGCCTGATCGCGGCCGAGCCGACCGACGAGCAGTTGAGCTTGCTGACCGCGGCGACGCCGTTGGTGCAGGAGCGGATGAACACGCTGTCCGAGTCGGTCGACATGCTCGGCTTCCTGTTCATTCCGGCCGACGAATTCCGGATCGACCCGGACGCCGCGGCCAAGGTGCTGACGCCCGAGTCGGGTGCGGTGCTCGAGGCCGCGTCGAAGGCTCTGGCCGACCTGCCCGAGTGGACCACCGAGGCGATCGAGCAGGCACTGCGCTCGGCCCTGGTGGAAGGCCTCAGGCTCAAGGCGAAGAACGCCTTCGGCCCGGTCCGGCTGGCCATCTCCGGGCGCCGGATCTCGCCGCCCTTGTTCGAGTCGATGGAACTGCTCGGACGGGAGATCTCGCTCGGCCGGCTCGACCAGGCCCGCGAGGGCCTCAGTACGGACTGA
- a CDS encoding CPBP family intramembrane glutamic endopeptidase yields the protein MAYNAYPAQDVVPGDPQPYHRQMRNVWFAVWRPFLGTLAILCGWIIATLICLLPIQAIRPEAVEKVGWEMLLATNLSLAALIPLSLGMAKFLHQQPHGLLSSLRPGLRWRPLGIFLIAATVVEVAMLGVSMLLPVELATEVSGKADDATAIIVVVLLTSTFQAAGEEYFFRGYLLQAFGSIMRNPIVPILLTALIFTLFHGVWPWESLPLFFDRFAFGVLAGVLVVRTGGLEAAIAVHAVNNIITFIFAAMTDSVTESLGITDAPWSLVAVDIAKFALFAAVGLWIARKLDLQTTARVPAPPLAKPV from the coding sequence ATGGCCTACAACGCATACCCCGCGCAGGACGTCGTACCGGGTGATCCGCAGCCGTATCACCGGCAGATGCGGAACGTCTGGTTCGCCGTCTGGCGGCCGTTTCTCGGCACGCTCGCGATCCTCTGCGGCTGGATCATCGCCACGCTGATCTGCCTGCTGCCGATCCAGGCGATCAGGCCGGAGGCGGTCGAGAAGGTGGGCTGGGAGATGCTGCTCGCGACGAACCTGTCGCTGGCCGCGTTGATCCCGCTGAGCCTGGGCATGGCGAAGTTCCTGCATCAGCAGCCGCACGGGCTGTTGTCGTCGCTGAGGCCGGGCCTGCGGTGGCGGCCGCTGGGGATCTTTCTGATCGCGGCGACGGTGGTCGAGGTCGCGATGCTCGGCGTCTCGATGCTGCTGCCGGTCGAGCTCGCCACCGAGGTCAGCGGCAAGGCGGACGACGCGACGGCCATCATCGTCGTGGTGTTGCTCACGTCCACGTTCCAGGCAGCGGGGGAGGAGTACTTCTTCCGCGGCTACCTGTTGCAGGCCTTCGGGTCGATCATGCGCAACCCGATCGTCCCGATCCTGCTGACCGCGCTGATCTTCACGCTGTTCCATGGTGTGTGGCCGTGGGAGAGCCTGCCGCTGTTCTTCGACCGGTTCGCCTTTGGTGTGCTGGCCGGTGTGCTGGTGGTCCGCACAGGTGGTCTGGAGGCCGCCATCGCGGTGCATGCGGTCAACAACATCATCACGTTCATCTTCGCGGCGATGACGGACTCGGTGACCGAGAGCCTCGGCATCACCGACGCGCCTTGGTCGTTGGTCGCGGTCGACATCGCGAAGTTCGCGTTGTTCGCCGCCGTCGGCCTGTGGATCGCCCGCAAGCTGGACCTGCAGACGACGGCGCGAGTGCCCGCGCCGCCGTTGGCGAAACCCGTGTGA
- a CDS encoding IclR family transcriptional regulator, whose amino-acid sequence MDNSSGVGVLDKAALVLSALESGPATLAGLVAATGLARPTAHRLAVALEHHRLVGRDMQGRFVLGPRLSELASAAGEDRLLATAGPVLARLRDITGESAQLFRRQGEYRVCVAAAERPSGLRDTVPVGSQLTMAAGSAAQILLAWEDPERMHRGLHNATFNAAALAGVRRRGWAHSVGEREQGVASVSAPVRSPSGKVIAAVSVSGPIERLSRQPGRMHAPAVMAAAERLSEALRRASE is encoded by the coding sequence ATGGACAACTCTAGCGGAGTCGGCGTTCTCGACAAAGCAGCTCTCGTGCTGTCCGCACTCGAGTCCGGACCGGCGACCCTGGCCGGACTCGTAGCGGCTACCGGACTCGCCCGCCCCACCGCCCATCGTCTCGCGGTCGCCCTCGAGCATCACCGGCTCGTCGGCCGCGACATGCAGGGGCGTTTCGTGCTCGGTCCGCGGCTCAGCGAGCTCGCCTCGGCGGCCGGCGAGGACCGGCTGCTCGCGACCGCCGGCCCGGTGCTGGCCAGGCTCCGCGACATCACCGGCGAATCGGCGCAGCTGTTCCGCCGCCAAGGTGAATACCGGGTCTGTGTGGCTGCCGCCGAGCGCCCGTCGGGTCTGCGCGACACCGTGCCGGTCGGCAGCCAGCTCACGATGGCCGCGGGATCCGCCGCTCAAATACTGCTTGCCTGGGAGGACCCGGAGCGCATGCACCGCGGCCTCCACAACGCCACCTTCAACGCGGCGGCGCTGGCCGGCGTACGACGTCGTGGCTGGGCGCACAGCGTGGGCGAACGCGAACAAGGCGTCGCCTCCGTCTCGGCGCCAGTCCGCTCCCCCTCCGGCAAGGTCATCGCGGCCGTCTCGGTCTCGGGCCCGATCGAGCGCCTCTCCCGCCAACCTGGCCGCATGCACGCCCCCGCCGTCATGGCCGCCGCGGAACGCCTCTCCGAAGCCCTCCGCCGCGCCTCCGAATAA
- the leuC gene encoding 3-isopropylmalate dehydratase large subunit: MGRTLSEKVWDAHVVRHADGEPDLLYIDLHLVHEVTSPQAFDGLRLAGRQVRRPDLTIATEDHNVPTYDVDKPIADPVSKTQVDTLRKNAAEFGIRIHTLGDPDQGVVHVIGPQLGLTQPGMTVVCGDSHTSTHGAFGAIAFGIGTSEVEHVLATQTLMQARPKTMAVTVDGVLPDGVSAKDLVLSLIAQVGTGGGQGYIVEYRGEAIRALSMEARMTICNMSIEWGAKAGMIAPDETTYAYLKDKPHAPQGADWDAAVEYWNGLATDADATFDREVVLRAEDVAPFVTWGTNPGQGVPLSANVPSPDDFDSEGDKIAAERALEYMGLTAGTPMREVHVDTVFLGSCTNGRIEDLRAAAGVLAGRKVAEGTRMLVVPGSGRVRLQAESEGLDVIFKDAGAEWRGAGCSMCLGMNPDQLAPGERSASTSNRNFEGRQGKGGRTHLVSPLVAAATAVTGTLSAPADLEPIDVAVPQNV, encoded by the coding sequence ATGGGTCGGACGTTGTCGGAGAAGGTCTGGGACGCGCATGTCGTGCGCCATGCCGACGGAGAGCCCGACCTCCTTTACATCGACCTCCACCTGGTGCACGAGGTCACGAGCCCGCAGGCCTTCGACGGGCTGCGGCTGGCCGGCCGCCAGGTCCGCCGCCCGGACCTGACCATCGCGACCGAGGACCACAACGTCCCGACGTACGACGTGGACAAGCCGATCGCGGACCCGGTCTCGAAGACCCAGGTCGACACCCTGCGGAAGAACGCGGCCGAGTTCGGCATCCGGATCCACACGCTGGGCGATCCCGACCAGGGCGTCGTGCACGTGATCGGCCCGCAGCTCGGGCTGACCCAGCCGGGCATGACCGTGGTCTGCGGTGACAGCCACACGTCGACCCACGGCGCGTTCGGCGCGATCGCCTTCGGTATCGGCACGAGTGAGGTCGAGCACGTGCTCGCCACTCAGACCCTGATGCAGGCCCGTCCCAAGACGATGGCGGTGACCGTAGATGGCGTGCTGCCCGACGGTGTTTCCGCCAAGGACCTGGTGCTGTCGTTGATCGCCCAGGTAGGTACGGGCGGCGGCCAGGGCTACATCGTGGAGTACCGCGGCGAGGCGATTCGCGCGCTCTCGATGGAAGCCCGGATGACGATCTGCAACATGTCGATCGAGTGGGGTGCGAAGGCCGGCATGATCGCGCCGGACGAGACCACCTACGCGTACCTGAAGGACAAGCCGCATGCCCCGCAGGGCGCGGACTGGGACGCCGCCGTCGAGTACTGGAACGGCCTGGCCACCGACGCCGATGCCACCTTCGACCGCGAGGTCGTGCTACGCGCCGAGGACGTCGCCCCCTTCGTCACCTGGGGTACGAACCCGGGCCAGGGCGTGCCGCTGTCGGCGAACGTGCCGTCGCCGGACGACTTCGACAGCGAAGGCGACAAGATCGCGGCCGAGCGCGCCCTGGAGTACATGGGCCTCACCGCCGGTACACCGATGCGCGAGGTCCACGTCGACACCGTCTTCCTCGGTTCCTGCACCAACGGCCGGATCGAGGACCTTCGTGCCGCAGCCGGCGTGCTGGCCGGGCGGAAGGTTGCCGAGGGCACCCGAATGCTGGTGGTGCCGGGTTCGGGCCGGGTCCGGTTGCAGGCCGAGTCCGAGGGCCTGGACGTGATCTTCAAGGACGCGGGCGCCGAATGGCGTGGTGCGGGTTGCTCGATGTGCCTGGGCATGAACCCGGACCAGCTCGCGCCGGGGGAGCGCAGCGCGTCCACCTCCAACCGCAACTTCGAGGGCCGGCAGGGTAAGGGCGGTCGTACCCACCTGGTATCGCCGTTGGTCGCCGCCGCCACCGCCGTCACCGGCACCCTGTCCGCCCCGGCGGACCTGGAGCCCATCGACGTAGCCGTCCCGCAGAACGTCTGA
- the leuD gene encoding 3-isopropylmalate dehydratase small subunit, with product MEAFTVHTGTAAPLRRSNVDTDQIIPAVYLKRVTRTGFEDGLFSAWRNDPAFVLNQPEYAGVSVLVAGEDFGTGSSREHAVWALMDYGFKVVISSRFADIFKGNSGKAGLLAALVEQEAVEQLWKVIEGDPTTPVTIDLEQKTITAGDLVAPFEIDDYTRYRLLNGLDDVGITLSNEADITTYEASRPSFKPATLPAKA from the coding sequence ATGGAAGCCTTCACCGTTCACACCGGTACGGCGGCACCGCTGCGGCGCAGCAACGTCGACACCGACCAGATCATCCCGGCCGTCTACCTCAAACGCGTCACCCGGACGGGCTTCGAGGACGGGCTGTTCTCGGCCTGGCGCAACGACCCGGCCTTCGTGCTGAACCAGCCGGAGTACGCCGGCGTCTCGGTCCTCGTCGCGGGCGAGGACTTCGGCACCGGGTCATCCCGGGAGCACGCGGTCTGGGCCCTGATGGACTACGGGTTCAAGGTCGTCATCTCGTCGCGGTTCGCCGATATCTTCAAGGGCAACTCGGGTAAGGCCGGTCTGCTCGCGGCACTCGTCGAGCAGGAGGCGGTCGAGCAGCTCTGGAAGGTGATCGAGGGCGATCCGACGACGCCCGTCACCATCGACCTCGAGCAGAAGACGATCACCGCGGGCGATCTGGTCGCGCCGTTCGAGATCGATGACTACACCCGCTACCGCCTGCTCAACGGCCTCGACGATGTCGGCATCACCTTGTCCAACGAGGCCGACATCACGACGTACGAAGCGTCGCGTCCGTCCTTCAAGCCGGCCACCCTGCCGGCCAAGGCATAG